In Bacillus horti, the following proteins share a genomic window:
- a CDS encoding LamG-like jellyroll fold domain-containing protein, which translates to MIKNPYMLRFTGSTSINLGNPAHLSLTRNMTIEMWIKVSNLSARRNPYAKAYGGEGTITIETTGIVNFYWGTSGVNGNPYQGFSMNSPLRAGVWTHLAVVRDVDEGRLFWYRDGELVNQANTLYAQAAPSNLNATIGSGYVSNFQGDMDEFRIWSVARTHEEIKENMYYQLLGTEKGLVGYWNFDEGQGTVAIDSSPFKHNGQITSPSWVKGEIPIKSQTRIHLHENPVIVNRGEPYDYKFDIHDGLGQLTVTRDFQQSGDTFAVSINKNEWSDIHAIRLNQGEYVSETGMLDLRGGNFDRSTVYTAVNGVVVTSSDPTYVNSTYYYLAYLFNRSYGTTASQYWMTTTGNSTRTLTFNLSTVMDEFYLTRLRIFPYSRSDTSSNYRISVSENGVNWTSITGWVMNHHTPSNANYIPPGISREHDINVPFQVRFIRFELTRQGTWGATLNEIELIGGPPVKFLVRDKEGYKAYTNGLWEIVSPSLPPRDFFNDYGLYPVGSLTEGSEGERPIDLLPSEFEIVGRRIFDGETIPIIEMDVSPIPKHRYKVELIQPYETILRDWTDFVDGARASYSIEIRDSLFGQDVEHVIKITVENGLGDTVEKEGTLYLYNSPPVIQIDMNGLELKASISDLENDPYRYRVLLNGEQVLPLGEGSFTDFLEEESIISRLFLSNEVLIGEQNKLEVIAEDSYGRGSVEELLFEAEYMGLMFADIHNNFYSTDLGELLTYLIMEPMLAGTTSLIYPVKLINKYPFEITNVGVWQDELELRGVIIQLCDEEVPFIASDSLEYGDKVLNYDDEIVFYVRVATRASTTQGGIFEVWAKADPV; encoded by the coding sequence GAAGAAATCCTTATGCCAAGGCATACGGCGGAGAAGGAACTATAACAATAGAAACTACTGGTATTGTGAATTTTTATTGGGGAACAAGCGGTGTGAACGGAAACCCATACCAAGGGTTTTCCATGAACAGCCCACTTCGAGCAGGTGTGTGGACCCATCTTGCTGTCGTTAGAGACGTTGATGAAGGCAGACTATTCTGGTACAGAGATGGAGAGCTAGTCAATCAAGCAAATACATTGTATGCACAAGCAGCTCCTTCCAATCTTAATGCAACTATAGGCTCAGGATATGTTAGCAATTTCCAAGGGGATATGGATGAATTTAGAATTTGGTCAGTTGCAAGAACGCATGAAGAGATTAAAGAGAATATGTATTATCAGCTTTTAGGGACAGAAAAAGGATTGGTTGGTTATTGGAATTTTGATGAAGGTCAAGGTACTGTGGCCATTGACTCCTCTCCTTTTAAGCATAATGGTCAAATAACTTCCCCAAGCTGGGTGAAGGGTGAGATCCCGATTAAGTCCCAAACAAGAATACATCTACATGAAAATCCTGTGATTGTTAACAGAGGTGAACCCTATGACTACAAATTTGATATTCACGATGGGTTGGGTCAACTTACTGTAACTCGAGATTTTCAGCAGAGTGGAGACACGTTTGCTGTAAGTATTAATAAGAATGAATGGTCTGATATACATGCGATTAGGCTGAATCAAGGAGAGTATGTATCAGAGACAGGCATGCTAGACTTACGTGGAGGGAATTTCGATAGGAGTACAGTCTATACGGCAGTGAATGGTGTCGTTGTTACATCATCTGATCCTACTTACGTCAACAGTACTTACTACTACTTAGCCTATCTATTCAATCGAAGCTATGGAACAACAGCTTCACAGTATTGGATGACCACTACTGGAAATAGTACCAGAACACTTACTTTCAATTTATCAACCGTCATGGATGAGTTTTATTTAACAAGATTGCGTATTTTTCCATATTCTCGTTCAGATACTTCTTCTAACTATCGTATCTCTGTTTCTGAGAATGGTGTCAATTGGACTAGTATAACGGGTTGGGTGATGAACCATCACACCCCCTCAAATGCTAACTATATACCCCCCGGAATATCTAGAGAGCATGATATCAACGTACCGTTTCAAGTTAGGTTTATTCGATTCGAGCTGACAAGGCAAGGAACATGGGGTGCAACTCTAAATGAGATAGAACTAATTGGAGGTCCTCCTGTTAAGTTCTTAGTTAGGGATAAAGAAGGGTATAAGGCATACACCAATGGCTTATGGGAGATTGTTTCACCTTCCCTGCCTCCAAGAGACTTTTTTAATGATTATGGCCTGTACCCAGTAGGCTCACTTACTGAAGGTAGTGAGGGAGAAAGACCCATTGATCTTCTTCCGAGCGAGTTCGAGATCGTGGGAAGAAGAATTTTTGATGGAGAGACCATACCTATTATTGAAATGGATGTAAGCCCTATACCAAAGCATAGGTATAAAGTAGAGCTGATACAGCCTTATGAGACCATCTTAAGAGATTGGACAGATTTTGTAGATGGTGCTCGGGCAAGCTACTCTATAGAGATTAGGGATAGTTTGTTTGGACAAGATGTTGAGCATGTAATAAAAATAACAGTTGAAAATGGATTGGGAGATACTGTAGAAAAGGAAGGGACTCTCTATTTATATAACAGTCCACCTGTAATTCAGATAGATATGAATGGCCTAGAGTTAAAAGCGTCCATATCTGATTTAGAGAATGATCCTTATAGGTATCGAGTACTTCTGAATGGTGAGCAGGTTTTGCCTTTAGGGGAAGGATCCTTTACTGATTTCCTTGAAGAGGAATCGATTATTTCTAGGCTATTCCTGAGCAATGAAGTTCTAATAGGAGAGCAGAACAAACTTGAGGTTATTGCCGAGGATTCATATGGCAGAGGCTCAGTTGAAGAGCTTCTCTTTGAAGCTGAGTATATGGGCTTGATGTTTGCCGATATTCATAATAATTTCTACTCGACGGATTTAGGAGAGCTCCTTACCTATTTAATAATGGAGCCTATGCTGGCAGGAACTACTTCACTCATATATCCCGTGAAATTGATAAATAAGTATCCCTTTGAAATTACAAATGTAGGGGTTTGGCAGGATGAGTTAGAACTGCGTGGTGTAATTATACAGCTTTGTGATGAAGAAGTACCTTTCATTGCGAGCGACTCACTAGAATATGGTGATAAAGTGCTTAATTACGACGATGAGATTGTATTTTATGTGCGTGTAGCTACAAGAGCCTCGACTACTCAAGGGGGGATATTTGAGGTTTGGGCAAAGGCAGATCCTGTGTAG